The Hordeum vulgare subsp. vulgare chromosome 4H, MorexV3_pseudomolecules_assembly, whole genome shotgun sequence genomic interval tctgcaacacaACCCCTATTCGCTCATACGACACGTGTCTTGTGTGACATGTGCCCCTGACTCCTCATGACTCTCCTTAAATTTTCTGCAACAACACCAATGTTGCAGAATTTTCTTCCATAACATAAGCTATGTTTTAAAAAGTAAAGACAGCTTTTTTTCGCAgcaaacctctgttttaagaaaaaaatctgcaacaagacCTCAGTTGTAAAAAAGTTCTGCAACACAGATCGTGTTTCCGAAAGATAAATAGTGGTTCAGAAATTTTGCAACAAGCATCCTGTTGCAGGACTTGTTCTGCAACACTGGTCTTGTTGCAAAAGAGAGGTGGTGCTCGTGGACGAATAGATCGGATGGCTATTCCCGTCTACATGCAACGGCCAGCGAGGCGACGGATGTTTTCTCGTTATCTGCAACAAGACCTCAGTTGCAAAAAAGTTCTGCAACACAAACCATGTTTCCGAAAGATAAATAGTGGTTTAGAATTTTTTCTCAACAAGCATCCTGTTGCAGGACTTGTTCTGCAACATCGATCTTGTTACAAAAGGGAGGTGGTGCTCGTGGACGATAGATCGGATGGCTATTCCCGTGTACATCCAACGGCCAACGAGACGGTGGATGTTTTCTCATAATCCGCCGGCCGACACGTAACGTAACCCAATTTATAATGCTAATGTTTCTTCTGACTGATGTGTAAGCAATGAAATAATAGCATTTGCAACATTTAGCTGATCTCTGAGTTCTCTTGTAGTTATGAGGAGGCTAAGAAGAGGATGTATGCTCTTAGTACAACAACATATGTTGGTTTTCAAGCTGTAATGACTGAGGAAATGTCAGAAAAATTTCGCGGTGAGAGGATGTGATACCTAGACTTATATTCTGTTTGAAATGTTTTGCTATTCTATAATTTAAGTACCTACTTTCTTTGCATTTTGATCAGGATTGCCTGGAGTTGTTTTCATCTTGCCTGATTCATATTTATACCCAGAGACAAAGGAGTATGGAGGTTTGTTCTATTCTTGTTCATAAATTACCGTTTAGTAGCTTCATATGCCCCTGATCTTATCTGTATGTGTGAATTGGTTTCATCAGGAGACAAATATGAGAATGGTGTCATAACTCCAAGACCACCACCTGTTCAGTATAGCAAACCGTCAAGGACTGACAGAAACCGCAACTATCGTGGAAATTACGAAAACAGTCCTCCATCGCAAGGTAATTACCAGAACAGCGCTCCACCCCAAGGAAATTACCAGAACAGctcgccaccacaaggaaacttccaAGCGTACCGTCCGCAGCAAGATGTAAGAGGCCATGCTCCACAGCAGAATTACACACAAGCTGGACAAGATGGCAGAGGTTATGGGAGGAATGATTCTGCCGACCGTTCAGGTTACAATGCGCCTGGTGGGTACCAAGGGCGTGTAAATGAAGCCGGTCAAGGTTTCCAAAACCCACAAGAGCGCAGGAGTTTCTCGCAAGGACAGGCAGGAGATCTCAGGCCTGGTGGCCCTTCTGCACCTGGAAACTATGGTCAACCGCCTGCACCTGGAAACTATGGTCAACCGCCTGCACCTGGAAACTATGGTCAACCGCCTGCACCTGGAAACTATGGTCAACCGCCTGCACCTGGAAACTACGGTCAACCGCCTGCACCTGGATCCTACGGGAAGCCAGCTTATGGGCAACCGTCTGGATCGAGATATCCTGGAGGTAACCTAGGGGGTCCTGCTTATGGTGGAGACAACAGACAGGGTGCAGCACCTGCATATGGGGGAGATAACTCACAAGGGGCTTCCGATCAGTATCCTGGCCCAGGTGAAGGACAAGGGAACTGGCAGGTATAAAAGCATTGTCATATGACTTTTACTGGCACCGTGTACAACTATTGGATTGAAGTCCATCAATGTTGATTTTTTTGGTCCATAAAGCTTAAATCACATAATTATGGTGCCACCTAGTACTTCGAAAAAACCTATGAATATTACTTTATCATGCCTGTAGTGCTTGCCTACAAAGGGATTGGAGTTTGTATGTTGACTGTTAGATTTCAGTTTCAACATGTCTCCTAAGTGGACTAAATTTTTGTTCTTAAATGCTTGACCCATCTGCTTGGTAAAACATGAGAACAATGGACCCGCTGAGTTGTTAAATATAAGTGCAAGCATATATTAATTATTATTCAATCATTTATAAGGAAATCCTGGCGCATACATCAACCCAAGCTATGACAAATTCTTAGTCTGTTCCAATTTCTCTGCACACTCATTTGGCAGCAGCTGTTCTccagaggaatatgcctgtggaaAATTGTGTCTGTAGTCTTGCTAATACTGTTATTATGTGGCTAATCACTGACGCCTCTTCATTTTGGTGTCGTGTAGGGTAGGCAGTAAGGACCTGATGAGAagtagcttcatgaagaacaaggCATTAGTTGCTCTACTACTTGGAATGTAGAAATTTCCACCTGTAAAATAAACAACTGAACTACTTTATCGTCTCCTGTGGCCTGTATTATCCATGCGTGTTACTATTTCTTATAGCCATATATTTGCCATTTTGAAAGGTTTGTGGAGTCTGGAGCGGTCTCTGCTTTTGATGGATGTTTCGTGCCTTAGTTGTTGTCGAATATGTGATGTATTTCTGCAACTTGGATACAAGCACTAGAATTATTGCATCTGATGGTCCTCGCAAGTGCACTATACATACAAGTTGATGCCTAAAATTGCAACCTCAAGCAATATACTGGCTGTGATTGTTACTCGTGACCATTGGATGCGCATTGACATTCGTTATTCCTTTTCAAGAGATACCGTTTAGATGCTTTGATTGATCGATTTTAGGATTGGGCATCTCAATCCCTTCGGATGAGATTTCAAAAGATTTTGGTGGTCAACTTTCAAGATATACAGAATAAAATCTGCTTTTCAGTGGAATAATATTGCGACACAAGTCATAATGGGCAAGTGCAGTAAAATATACTCCATCTGTACCATAACGTAGTGCATATAGATTTTTTAAAAGTCAAATATAACAAACCTTGACCAAGTTTGCAGAGAAAAAAAATTCTTCCCGAATGCCAAATATTTATCATTAGAGTCaagtagtttcatattttatatatttggtATGATAGATATAAATAGTCTTCTCCATAAATTTGGTCAACTTTTGCAAAATTTGACTTAAAAAAATTTCTAGATGCACTACATTATGAAATGAAGGGACCATGTTCTTTTTTATTAAACATACCTATGAACACACACAGGCACAACCTGTTTATATGAGCACACCCAAGAGACCAAATGAATAAAGTTTGGAATTGACGAAGTCACCACAGATATCATTTCCCATTGAACTAAAATTTTCTAAGAGCCTATAATAAATATTGGAAATGCAAACAATTTGGACAGGGTGGGCTGGTTCTACCACAAGGAACTTAACCATTTGAATTCTTTTCCCTCAATGACGCATAGGGTGAAGACCTCATCTCCTCTAGGCTCCGCCGGTCAGCCCATGAATTCACCTCCTTTTTGTCCGCCACCCCATGGACCGGTGGCGGCAAGGGAAATCCCGGTTCCTTGGCTTTCAGCTATTAGATTAGGTTAGGGGTTTTTAGTCCTCGCAGGGGCGACATTTGGACCGATGATGACGCTTCATCTTCGAGTTGGTTTTCCGAACTTTGATCCTCCTCGAGTTCGTCCGAGAGGACGGGTTCGACGAAGCTTCGGTGTAGATTTCTGTCATCTCCTTGTGATAGCGAGGTTAGGGTTTCTCATCGTACGTAAGCGACAACAAGATCTGGTGTTGGTCGCTTTCGATCGATTAAAGGGTTCGCCATCAGTGACTACCGCTCAAGGACGTTGGCCCTTAGGGGCATGCGCACGACTTCCTAACAGTCATCGGCGAGGTCAGGCCAACTTCAATAGAGAGCAACGACAGAGGCGCACCGACGACTCATTGACGATGGTAGCGGTTGTTCGGTGATCAAGACACCTCAAtgtatttttattatgtttggtaTGTTCTGTTCCTCTCGTGAACTTCATCGATCTCCATGCTGGTGTGGTGGGCCATTTGGAATGAACGTAACGCAAGAATGTTTCGACGCGCACCTCCGCAAATCTTGCTCAACATCATTATTGTGATAGCCtgacttattagggatgatagactactcatatcaataaggaattccttctttttcgggaacccattcgaatagaactaccaggttaagcatgctcggcttgaagtcgttctaggatgggtgactgaccgggaagttgatcccggatgCGCATGagtgcggttacacggatgtttgcggacaagtgtgcggtcatgttgttcatgacgtttgtgacccgtcgtggcacacgacatgacacatgtactggactggttgcacaaacgtttgtgccaagagggaacgctcccgtGGCCCGATGAGGACGTCGGtttctctgagtggtggtgtatgtgataaccTGGCTTATTAGAGattatagactactcatatcaataagaaattccttcttttccgggagcccattcgaacagaagtaccaggttaagcgtgcttgactGCTTGGCTTAAAGTAGTTCTATGATGGATGACCGACCGAAAAGTTGATTCTagatgcgcatgagtgaggacaaagtacgCAAAAAAGGCTAGTATTGAAAcgtgggccagtctagatcccgcgaggAGTAACGAACGCCGGCGGATATGTTCGGGGCGTTACAATTATCGATGAAGCAAACCTTTGTATCAAAGCCGGGGCAAAACTGCGAGAATAATTGTCATGTCGTAACTTGGATGTATCGTTGCAACAacctttttctccttcttatttaATATATGAGGTAAATCTATTCtctttgttttaaaaataaaataaaatagatgaGGGATATCCATCTCTCGGGTTAAAATAAAAGCCTCGGATGAAGTTCCAGTGATCCAAAATCCTCATTTAAATGCAATTGATTTCACTTGGCTACAAATACAATTTTGAATGATCCCAGTTGTGCGACTCAGGTTAAATGCGGTAAGGACCACCTGTCCTGACCTCCTCCCatgtccacactataaataccagcTGGTGTGAACCAGCAGGGATGTATGCCACACACAGAGCCCCAAAGAGACCCATCATCAAACATACATCAGAGAAGGAATTGTATATCAAAGTGTGAAgaggtagaagtagaagaagaagaagaagaagaagaagaagaagaggtgaagCCTTGCATGGAGATGGAGAGCCTCCCTTCATCTGGTAGCCAAGAATGACTTGCCTATGCAATGCCTCTGCTAACTGATCCATCTCACCATCAATTTGGGCAAAGTTCTTGTGATGGATGCAGTTTGTGTGGTTGCATGGGTGGGTCTTCTTGGCTAACCAGAGTGGCTCTCATCCACCATGCCAGGCCATCCCTCTTCAAGAAACAAAGAAATCTCTCTCTGAAGCCACTGGCTTCGATCTCCATTGCAGATCGAGTTCAGTTTGGCAATGTGATAATCGTCTATGCCTCCTGATCTCCCATTCTGATTTCTTCTTTCTTCAGGTGAGAACCAAATGCTGTTTTTTCAGTTCAGGTGGGCAACTTCTGGATTCAGAGTTAATATCATCATCGTGATTATGGGAGAGAATTCActgtagcagcagcagcaccaccaagtTCCCAACCAAGATTACCAAGCTTTGCTGTGGCCAAGTCCATGCTTCCAGGTAGACGGAGACAATTTCCCTGATTATTTCTGATGTTGTGCTGCCACCAGGTGCATGCAGGGTTTGCCAGGTATAGTACGTGCGACAGAGTTCACCAGATCCAAGAATTGCAGAAGCTTCTTTCTGCCAGACCGAACGGACACGAGGAGTTTGCGCGGCGGTGTGCATGGCCACACGTGTGCCATGAACTGCAGCACACATGGACGTGGCCCCGTCCTGACGAGTGCCCTCGCTGTGAGCACGTTGCGCAGAGGGTTCCGTCTCCATCTGTCCAAGTGCCATGCTCCATGCTGCGAAATAAAGATTCGTTTACGGGCGATGTGGAAATAAAGTTGGAAATAGCAGTACATGAAAATGTACACTTTTTAGAAGAccctaaatttgtcttttttaccgAAAGCTATTCAAATGTTCAAATAATTTGAAATTTGAAACGGACATCACACATCAAATTCTCTACtatgacaaaaaaatattgaaACTATGACAAAAAAATTGGAATTTTTAAAATTTTGCGAGTATTTGTTTCGATTTTTTTATTTAACATAGACGCAGATGAACCCGGGAGCCAAAACACCCCACTCACAAAAACGAATATCCAATTCTGAGCCCAGGCCTATCTGCACCCGGTCAAAAAAAAGTCATACAAATTCAAAAAAGAAATACAAtttttaacacacacacacatatatatatatagggtcgcgctattcgtcatttTGGGTGAGGAATAGTCATTGTTCACCCTCCTTTATTTTAACGTCTatgcatcgtaattttacgtttcttaaattttgttttattttatacgtaaaaagagaccgtaaaaaagtataatcaacgtaaaaatattttatgtcacgtaaaattacgagcATACAAAAAcagtgcaaaaaatacaataaatttAATTTTTTCTagtcttgtgacctatatttttgttttttcttctgtcaaattttacatagtgattcaatataaatgtcattatttgtatttcaaatgtaatttatttgtaaattgatcgtaatATTATTTCGGGTGAGGAATAAACTATTCTACACTCTGGATGATGAATAATCAATACTATTCATCGTCCAGGGTGTAGAACGAGTTATTCCTCACCCGACGTAATTTTACGATTGTTTCataattattttttgttttgtatACAAATAGCTACATGCACATTGATTCTTTATGTAAAATTTGGCACAAGGAAACAAAAATATATGTCAAAAGATCGTACAAGTGCATTTTATGtgtattttacactatgtttttatgttcgTAACTTTGCATAATGTAATTTTTTTTACAATGATTTAATATTTTCTTACGTTCTTTTTTTAGgtaagaaataagaaaaaaattaCGGGCCATAAAAATATGGTGCATTGATAGTAAAATagaggggtgaagaataactattcctcacccaggatgACAAATAgagtgaatatatatatatatatatatatatatatatatatatatatatatatatatatatatatatatatatatatatttttctcttaAACTTGATTTATAGAGTTTGCTTAAAAAAAATCTATACGCATTTATTAGAAATTGAGAAAGTACAACTCAACTGTTACAACATATAGGATAACGCACACACATATACACTTATGTCTAGCAACAACCCGAAGACTTAACACGCAACATCACGACGACTTTAACCCATCCCCTATCCGACGCTAAGGGAGGATAAATTCGGTTATGCTCCCTTACATCGCACCTAGCCAAAATACTAACAACTATAAGGGAGGATAAATTATTCTTTACCGCCCCCAATCCCCCTAAATATACTCGCGTGCACGACTGAGCAAAACTCTATCCTCATCTCTTCCGCTTTAGCCGCCACCaacccccaccgccgcctccgATGGCCGGCCCGACGGTCGAAATGAAGAGCCAAGACCATTCCGCCACCTCACTGTTGGAGAATGTTGCatggaaaataatttttttcctatgaaacacccaagatctatacGATGAAGATGCTAGTAATGAGAGGGGTGtgtgtctacgtacccttgtagactaaaAACATTAACGATCTAATGATTGTGGTTGGCGTAGTACTCGCGTCGCGCTCCAATCGGATCCAAGCACCACAAGAGCTACACCTTCGAGATGTGCACACATACGACTCGATGACGTATaatacttcttgatccagcaagcgagggagaAGAGGTATATGAGATCTGATCCAGCATGACgatgtggtggtggtggcagcGAAACTGCACCAGGCCTTCACCAAGAGCTACACTAGGAGGAGATGGGAGAGACGGGCACGGGCTATGGCCAGGGAAAGTGGTGAGCCTCCCCCGCGcctcccctccttatatagggtgAGGGAGGGGGCAGCcatccctagcccctcctccaaggaaggGGGCGGCGaccgatacttgtgatctgcgttgggttttccccgaagaggaggggatgatgcatcacaatatagataagtattcccctagtaAGAactaaggttatcaaaccaataggaggaccacgcaATTTCCCATTttcagcgcctacacacaaaagagcaaacacttgcacccaatgctgacaagagggttgtcaagccctttgaactcgttacttgcaagcgataagtagtgatagatagatagttgaaatatattaaatacaaataataaaaggcaatgagatatttaatattttggtaaatatatttgtgaatagtcatgggggccatagttttcactagaggcttctctcttgtagaaagcatacggtgggtaaacaaaccaCTTTTggccaattgatagaaaagcacatagctatgcaatatttattcagggCAATGAtaattacatataggcatcatgtccataaacaagtagaccgccCCCtgcctgtatctactactattacaccacccatcgaccgctatccagcatgcatctagagtattaagtggaAATAGAGTaattcttggaggatgatgacatgatgtagacaaaatccaattaatatgaatgaaccccattgTTTAATCCTTAGTGGCATAAATACAATACGTGTCGTGTCCATTTCTGTCATTgggattgagcacagcaagattgaacccactacaacgcacctctcccactgaagatagatcaatctagttggccaaaccaaatcaatagatcggagataattataaagctatcacaatcatgcatataagaattcatagaagactcaaatattatccatgaataatctgaacataa includes:
- the LOC123447877 gene encoding DAG protein, chloroplastic, with amino-acid sequence MALALRLRRALAAASTSASLLRPTASAAASPHRSPLLAPFAAPLPRPFLPGGAAGFRSTAAAAARGNYGGGADEAKIDPDEILFEGCDYNHWLITMEFPDPKPSREEMIETYLQTLAKVVGSYEEAKKRMYALSTTTYVGFQAVMTEEMSEKFRGLPGVVFILPDSYLYPETKEYGGDKYENGVITPRPPPVQYSKPSRTDRNRNYRGNYENSPPSQGNYQNSAPPQGNYQNSSPPQGNFQAYRPQQDVRGHAPQQNYTQAGQDGRGYGRNDSADRSGYNAPGGYQGRVNEAGQGFQNPQERRSFSQGQAGDLRPGGPSAPGNYGQPPAPGNYGQPPAPGNYGQPPAPGNYGQPPAPGNYGQPPAPGSYGKPAYGQPSGSRYPGGNLGGPAYGGDNRQGAAPAYGGDNSQGASDQYPGPGEGQGNWQGRQ